A genomic stretch from Edaphobacter aggregans includes:
- a CDS encoding IPT/TIG domain-containing protein, with protein MPFRRTVRSFLQIGLYLLAVTLTAQAAGPRWVGGSPYYTNHGSLVVWYTDSPLYFTDPGDLSPSVDHAAADAIVAAAAGVWNVSTSSLVLTSGGTLAEHVSGANVYATPTGLVFPADVQSANYQSIQIAIIYDSDGSVTDLMLGGGASNPSGCRQNAVTESVDSITADSHIQHAILVLNGRCTGPDPQQQLQLQYQLMRAFGRILGLGWSQTNDNVFTGSPTPTYNQAINWPIMHPIDVICGLYTYQCMPLPFTLRPDDISSLDYLYPVTSSNPAPGKENTLLNGNQIRGTITFPNGQGMQGVNVVVHREQAFWAYPEAWQSVSSVSGFLFRRDGDNPVDGPVAPAVTNMGTYLAAVEGYYEMARVPILAPQYDWQNAVVTTEPINPLYTGQYAVGPYDAGTVEPSGTTSAGQAWLMTPYTQAEIDFPATVSTSNSAPPASGTAYSPVSTDSQGWWTACLCDYARTAWSTLAVRSNRTLTIEVTAQDEQGYTTASKMMPIIGVWNVADATGSLPTIAATGTAFNGTAVGMTTLAVRSTQPQQLRIAIADQRGDGRPDYAYQGRILYADTIAPANVPATGGAVTITGMGFRPGNAVTVNGVAATVTSWSPTTIVAAVPTLSALHSTAALTADVQVKDLTTGGTTEMAAALAYAAPVPSLNLITAPSGTVAAGQIATIPFTLRALQGDGATPIVGQQVTFSVTSGTVQFNACGAATCTLFTDASGYVTTAITPLTAGSIIVTATSSIGTQTGSFSAASLVRSIVVTPSIQYIAAGANVALILQVALTDNIFPVNGVLASWMPTGGAIAFMPATSTANAQGTAETNAVAVPLASGSQATASVCAWTSVCTNFTVQSVDPSLWRLSIVRGGGQSISSTGTLVPVVLQVTDPAAHPIAGALVEIHQTIDAWQPLCPDRGRCPIAPVYGASTVTATSDTNGMVTITPLELPGVATTTNIAAATGTQGFVSLTLQKQP; from the coding sequence ATGCCCTTCCGTAGAACCGTCCGCAGCTTCCTGCAAATTGGGCTCTACCTGCTCGCTGTCACTCTCACGGCACAAGCCGCCGGACCTCGCTGGGTCGGAGGTTCACCGTACTACACCAACCACGGCTCCCTCGTCGTCTGGTACACCGACTCTCCGCTCTACTTCACTGATCCCGGCGACCTCAGCCCCTCGGTCGACCACGCCGCCGCAGACGCCATCGTCGCCGCCGCAGCTGGTGTCTGGAACGTCTCCACCTCCAGCCTCGTGCTGACGAGCGGTGGCACCCTCGCAGAACACGTCAGCGGAGCGAACGTCTACGCCACCCCCACCGGCCTGGTCTTCCCCGCCGACGTGCAGAGCGCCAACTATCAATCGATCCAGATCGCCATCATCTACGATAGCGACGGCTCCGTGACCGACCTGATGCTCGGCGGAGGAGCAAGCAACCCCTCCGGCTGCCGTCAGAACGCCGTCACCGAAAGTGTCGACTCGATCACCGCTGACAGCCATATCCAGCATGCCATCCTCGTCCTGAACGGCCGCTGTACTGGACCCGATCCGCAGCAACAACTCCAACTTCAGTACCAGCTTATGCGGGCCTTCGGACGCATCCTCGGGCTAGGCTGGTCGCAGACCAACGACAATGTCTTCACCGGTAGCCCTACGCCGACTTACAACCAGGCTATCAACTGGCCAATCATGCACCCAATCGACGTCATCTGCGGTCTTTATACCTACCAGTGCATGCCGCTGCCTTTCACCTTGCGCCCTGACGACATCTCATCGCTGGACTATCTTTATCCGGTCACGTCCTCCAACCCTGCTCCCGGCAAAGAAAACACGCTCCTGAACGGCAACCAAATCCGCGGTACGATCACATTTCCAAACGGACAAGGCATGCAGGGCGTCAACGTTGTCGTTCATCGCGAGCAGGCCTTCTGGGCCTATCCCGAGGCCTGGCAATCAGTCTCTTCCGTCTCCGGATTTCTCTTCCGCCGCGATGGCGACAACCCTGTCGACGGTCCCGTCGCCCCAGCTGTCACCAACATGGGTACCTACCTCGCAGCCGTTGAGGGCTACTACGAGATGGCTCGCGTTCCCATCCTGGCCCCGCAGTATGATTGGCAGAACGCGGTCGTCACTACGGAGCCGATCAACCCTCTCTACACTGGTCAATACGCCGTCGGCCCCTATGATGCCGGAACGGTCGAGCCATCAGGCACAACTTCCGCAGGTCAGGCCTGGCTCATGACCCCCTATACCCAGGCCGAAATCGACTTCCCCGCCACTGTCTCAACCAGCAACAGCGCGCCACCTGCTTCCGGTACTGCGTACTCACCCGTCAGCACCGACTCACAAGGCTGGTGGACAGCCTGCCTCTGCGACTACGCTCGCACCGCCTGGTCCACCCTTGCCGTTCGGTCCAACCGCACGCTCACGATTGAGGTCACAGCACAGGACGAGCAGGGTTACACCACCGCCTCCAAGATGATGCCGATCATCGGCGTCTGGAACGTCGCTGACGCCACAGGCAGCCTGCCTACAATCGCTGCCACCGGGACCGCCTTCAATGGCACTGCCGTTGGCATGACGACCTTAGCCGTCCGGAGTACGCAACCGCAGCAGTTACGAATCGCCATCGCCGACCAGCGCGGAGACGGCCGCCCCGACTACGCCTACCAGGGCCGCATTCTGTATGCCGACACCATTGCCCCTGCTAACGTTCCCGCAACCGGAGGCGCAGTCACCATCACCGGCATGGGCTTTCGACCGGGAAACGCAGTGACGGTCAATGGAGTCGCCGCCACGGTCACCAGTTGGAGTCCTACCACCATCGTTGCCGCTGTTCCCACGCTCAGCGCGCTTCACTCTACCGCAGCGCTCACTGCCGACGTTCAGGTCAAGGACCTCACGACCGGCGGCACGACCGAAATGGCCGCAGCACTCGCGTATGCCGCGCCCGTGCCTTCGCTCAATCTCATCACCGCGCCTTCCGGTACAGTCGCCGCCGGACAAATCGCCACGATTCCATTCACCCTAAGGGCACTGCAAGGCGATGGAGCGACGCCAATCGTAGGACAGCAGGTCACGTTCTCTGTCACTTCTGGAACCGTCCAGTTCAACGCCTGCGGAGCCGCCACCTGCACCTTGTTCACCGACGCCTCGGGCTACGTCACGACCGCCATCACCCCACTCACAGCCGGGAGCATCATCGTTACGGCGACCAGCTCGATCGGTACCCAGACGGGCTCATTCAGCGCAGCTTCACTGGTCAGAAGTATCGTGGTGACTCCGTCCATTCAGTACATCGCCGCCGGAGCCAATGTAGCTTTGATCCTGCAAGTAGCCCTCACCGACAACATCTTCCCGGTCAACGGCGTACTCGCGAGCTGGATGCCCACGGGAGGTGCCATCGCATTTATGCCCGCTACATCCACCGCAAACGCCCAGGGAACAGCCGAGACCAATGCGGTTGCAGTGCCACTCGCATCCGGCTCTCAAGCCACGGCGTCTGTCTGCGCCTGGACCAGCGTTTGCACCAACTTCACCGTTCAAAGCGTAGACCCAAGCCTGTGGCGTCTGTCGATCGTCAGGGGAGGCGGTCAGTCAATCTCTTCCACCGGCACACTCGTTCCCGTTGTCCTGCAAGTCACCGATCCAGCTGCCCACCCCATCGCAGGCGCGTTGGTCGAGATACACCAGACCATCGATGCATGGCAGCCCCTATGCCCCGACCGTGGCCGCTGTCCCATCGCTCCCGTCTACGGCGCCTCCACCGTCACAGCAACCTCCGACACAAATGGTATGGTCACGATCACACCCCTTGAACTCCCCGGAGTCGCCACAACCACCAACATCGCCGCGGCTACCGGAACTCAGGGCTTCGTCTCCCTCACCCTTCAGAAACAACCTTGA
- a CDS encoding NAD(P)/FAD-dependent oxidoreductase, producing the protein MATGNNVRKRVIVVGGGFAGINAAMELAKLSVDITLVDRKNYHTFQPLLYQVALAVLSPADIAQPIRSILRDHQNVEVLMDEVVGFDLSDQRVLLKTGSQLEYDYLILASGSTHSYFGKDDWAKLAPGLKTVEDATEIRRRVLLAFELAERQMQEAGSHPPLNFVIVGGGPTGVELAGAISDIAKLYMTKDFRHIDPATAQVLILEGSPSILAAYPPDLQVKAREQLNALGVQVRTGAHVTDVQPGYVMVDDERVESAVTLWAAGVQASPLGKLLGFPTDRRGCVLVDQFLNPPNHPEIFICGDLAHVEENGRQLPGVAQPAMQMGVYAARRIGRLVARDFGSDGTGLNQPFHYFDKGDMATIGRKAAVANIKWPFHGHWSGFPAWMTWLLVHIFFLIGFRNRIAVFSQWAWTYLSFRDGARLITGSQNLPGWNENYGTPEDASIQRSLDLAVPKT; encoded by the coding sequence ATGGCGACAGGCAACAACGTACGCAAGCGAGTCATCGTGGTGGGCGGTGGCTTTGCAGGGATTAACGCAGCCATGGAGTTGGCGAAGCTCTCCGTGGACATCACTCTGGTCGACCGCAAGAACTACCACACCTTTCAGCCCCTTCTTTACCAGGTCGCGCTCGCCGTACTTTCGCCTGCCGATATTGCACAGCCGATCCGCTCCATCCTCCGCGACCATCAAAACGTCGAGGTCCTCATGGATGAGGTCGTTGGCTTCGACCTTTCCGATCAACGCGTTCTCCTCAAGACTGGCTCACAACTCGAGTACGACTACCTGATTCTCGCTTCCGGTTCCACCCATTCCTACTTCGGCAAAGATGACTGGGCAAAACTTGCTCCCGGTCTCAAGACTGTCGAGGATGCCACAGAGATCCGCCGCCGCGTCCTGCTCGCCTTCGAACTGGCGGAGCGACAGATGCAGGAGGCTGGCAGCCACCCTCCACTTAACTTCGTCATCGTCGGAGGTGGTCCCACGGGTGTCGAACTCGCAGGGGCAATCAGCGACATCGCCAAGCTGTATATGACGAAGGACTTCCGCCACATCGATCCCGCGACCGCCCAGGTGCTGATCCTCGAAGGATCACCCAGCATTCTCGCCGCGTATCCGCCCGACCTCCAGGTCAAAGCTCGCGAACAGCTCAACGCTCTTGGCGTCCAGGTCCGTACCGGGGCGCACGTCACCGACGTCCAGCCCGGCTATGTCATGGTCGACGACGAACGCGTAGAATCTGCTGTCACGCTATGGGCCGCGGGCGTTCAGGCTTCGCCGCTCGGCAAACTCCTCGGCTTCCCGACCGACCGCCGCGGCTGCGTCCTCGTCGACCAGTTCCTGAACCCTCCGAACCACCCCGAGATCTTCATCTGCGGCGACCTAGCCCACGTCGAAGAGAATGGCCGACAGCTTCCCGGCGTTGCTCAACCTGCCATGCAGATGGGAGTCTACGCAGCCAGACGCATCGGCCGTCTTGTGGCGCGCGACTTCGGCAGCGACGGCACAGGTCTCAATCAACCCTTCCACTACTTCGACAAGGGCGACATGGCCACCATCGGCCGCAAAGCCGCTGTTGCGAACATCAAATGGCCTTTCCACGGCCACTGGAGCGGCTTCCCCGCATGGATGACCTGGCTCCTCGTCCACATCTTCTTCCTCATTGGCTTCCGCAATCGCATCGCCGTCTTCAGCCAGTGGGCATGGACGTATCTCTCATTCCGTGACGGAGCACGCCTGATTACCGGGTCACAAAACCTTCCCGGCTGGAACGAAAACTACGGAACCCCAGAGGATGCGTCAATCCAGAGGTCGCTCGATCTGGCAGTACCAAAGACCTAG
- a CDS encoding aldo/keto reductase: MATSEVVTANASGTLTIGGDLKVNRLGYGAMRITGKGIWGEPQDPETAKKVLRRAVELGVNFIDTADSYGPEVSERLIGEALAPYADGVVIATKAGLTRQGPDKWLPVGRPEYLQQQVEMSLRRLKRERIDLWQLHRIDPKVPVEESLGVIKKMQEQGKIGHVGLSEVKPREIDQARKVIDIVSVQNLYNIGDRTHEDVVDYCTKHGLAFIPWFPVAAGKLTQPGGKLDAAAKRHGVTLSQLSIAWLLRRSAVMLPIPGTSSVEHLEENVAAASVKLSDAEWKEIEQSAK; the protein is encoded by the coding sequence ATGGCTACTAGCGAAGTTGTAACAGCGAATGCGAGCGGGACGTTGACGATTGGCGGAGATTTGAAGGTCAATCGTTTGGGCTATGGTGCGATGCGGATCACTGGCAAGGGGATTTGGGGCGAGCCCCAAGATCCTGAGACGGCTAAGAAGGTTTTGCGGCGCGCTGTAGAACTGGGGGTGAACTTTATCGACACGGCGGATTCTTATGGGCCGGAGGTGAGCGAGCGCTTGATCGGCGAAGCGCTGGCTCCGTATGCCGATGGCGTGGTGATCGCCACGAAGGCCGGATTGACGCGACAGGGACCAGATAAGTGGCTGCCGGTGGGCCGTCCGGAGTACCTGCAGCAGCAGGTTGAGATGAGCCTGCGGCGATTGAAGCGAGAACGTATCGATTTGTGGCAGTTGCATCGCATCGATCCCAAGGTGCCGGTTGAGGAGTCGCTTGGCGTCATCAAGAAGATGCAAGAGCAGGGCAAGATCGGGCACGTAGGACTGAGTGAAGTGAAGCCACGCGAGATCGATCAGGCACGGAAGGTGATCGACATTGTGAGCGTGCAGAACCTATACAACATCGGCGACAGGACGCATGAGGATGTTGTGGACTACTGCACGAAGCATGGCCTTGCGTTTATTCCTTGGTTCCCTGTTGCTGCTGGCAAGCTGACACAGCCCGGCGGAAAACTGGATGCTGCAGCCAAGCGGCATGGGGTTACGCTCTCACAGCTTTCTATTGCGTGGTTGTTGCGTCGTTCTGCGGTTATGCTTCCGATTCCTGGGACATCTTCGGTTGAGCATCTGGAGGAGAATGTCGCAGCTGCGAGCGTGAAGTTGAGTGACGCTGAGTGGAAAGAGATCGAGCAGTCGGCGAAGTAA
- a CDS encoding MBL fold metallo-hydrolase: MQRRPFVVTKLGQLWRLVRESHEQPMAGVSRLPELVTPEELGVTFIGHSSFLLQVGGKNVLVDPVFSKRLILLRRQRRAGLLVKDLPAIDLVLLTHAHMDHLDMASLRRVVRATLRLTGRAPEVVVPKGVEDLVARLGFARVHEMEWWQQLEVQRLRVTMTPCRHWGARMFNDTHRGYGGYVVESGGYSVYHSGDTAYFDGFREIGQRLKPEVALLPIGAYFPDSYRAVHTSPEEAARAFVEVGAEWMVPMHYGTFRLGREPMDEPVQRLGAEAGRLEIRERVRVLEEGETLRLG, encoded by the coding sequence TTGCAGCGTAGACCTTTTGTGGTGACGAAGTTAGGGCAGCTTTGGCGGCTGGTTCGGGAGAGCCATGAACAGCCTATGGCGGGGGTCTCGCGGCTGCCGGAGCTGGTGACGCCGGAGGAGTTAGGCGTTACGTTTATTGGCCACTCTTCGTTTCTGCTGCAAGTAGGTGGGAAGAATGTCCTGGTGGACCCGGTGTTCTCCAAGCGATTGATTTTGCTGAGGCGACAGCGGAGGGCTGGACTGCTGGTGAAGGATCTGCCGGCTATCGATCTGGTGCTGCTGACACATGCGCATATGGACCATCTGGATATGGCTTCACTTAGGCGTGTCGTGCGGGCGACGCTGCGGTTGACGGGTAGGGCTCCTGAGGTCGTGGTGCCGAAGGGCGTGGAAGATCTGGTGGCTCGGCTGGGATTTGCGCGGGTGCACGAGATGGAGTGGTGGCAGCAGCTGGAGGTGCAGAGGCTGCGGGTGACGATGACTCCATGCAGACATTGGGGGGCTCGGATGTTCAACGATACGCATCGTGGGTATGGCGGATATGTCGTGGAGAGTGGCGGATATTCGGTGTATCACTCGGGCGATACGGCTTACTTTGATGGGTTTCGAGAGATTGGCCAACGATTGAAGCCCGAGGTGGCGTTGCTGCCGATTGGAGCTTATTTCCCGGACAGCTATCGGGCAGTGCATACGAGTCCGGAGGAGGCTGCGCGGGCTTTTGTTGAAGTGGGTGCGGAGTGGATGGTGCCTATGCATTATGGGACTTTTCGACTGGGGCGGGAGCCGATGGATGAACCGGTGCAACGACTTGGCGCAGAGGCCGGACGGCTGGAGATTCGCGAGCGAGTGCGGGTACTGGAAGAGGGTGAGACTCTGCGATTGGGCTGA
- a CDS encoding YihY/virulence factor BrkB family protein, which yields MIAKRTWRSFIDDSLLGHAAELGFYFLFALFPTLFSASALLGLAARSASTIYDRLLHYLSLVIPTSALGIVLQTFNETTAAATSGKLTFGLIASIWSASVGISAIQDSLNVVYKVHETRSYFHARISAIGITVVLSGIVTLILTCMLGADFFAALAHRRIEQHFLAALTSLLARIVGWATAAVLLALSFAVIYYWAPGLQKTRWHWLTPGTSIAILGWLLASLMLRLYLHFFNFYSMTYGSLGAVIILLMWFYITGLSLLLGAEINSEIEAAAVEKRLAGPSAAPPSADSPPRAPASTVSQPAPLPES from the coding sequence GTGATAGCAAAACGCACCTGGAGGTCTTTCATTGACGATAGCCTGTTAGGTCACGCAGCCGAACTCGGTTTTTACTTCCTTTTTGCGCTCTTTCCAACTCTGTTCAGTGCCAGCGCACTCCTCGGTCTAGCCGCTCGCTCGGCCTCTACCATCTATGACCGGCTCCTTCATTATCTCTCTCTCGTCATTCCGACATCAGCCCTTGGTATCGTCCTGCAGACGTTCAACGAGACTACAGCTGCCGCAACCTCAGGCAAATTGACCTTCGGCCTGATCGCCTCAATCTGGTCTGCCTCGGTTGGTATCTCCGCGATCCAGGACTCCCTCAACGTTGTTTACAAGGTGCACGAAACTCGTTCCTACTTCCACGCTCGAATCTCTGCCATCGGGATCACCGTTGTGCTGTCAGGAATCGTTACTCTCATCCTCACGTGCATGCTTGGCGCAGACTTCTTCGCTGCCCTTGCACATCGCCGCATCGAGCAGCACTTCCTTGCCGCACTCACATCATTGCTGGCGCGCATCGTCGGTTGGGCAACTGCTGCTGTCCTGCTGGCCCTCTCGTTCGCTGTTATTTATTACTGGGCACCCGGTCTACAGAAGACACGCTGGCATTGGCTTACACCCGGAACCTCAATCGCCATCCTTGGATGGCTGCTAGCTTCCTTGATGCTCCGGCTCTACCTGCACTTCTTCAACTTCTACTCCATGACGTACGGCTCTCTGGGGGCCGTCATCATTCTTTTGATGTGGTTCTACATCACCGGCCTCTCGCTTCTGCTGGGAGCCGAGATCAACAGCGAAATTGAGGCCGCAGCCGTTGAGAAGCGCCTCGCTGGCCCTTCAGCTGCGCCTCCGTCCGCAGATTCACCGCCGCGAGCTCCAGCCTCTACGGTGTCGCAGCCCGCTCCGCTGCCAGAGTCTTAA
- a CDS encoding alpha/beta hydrolase family protein: MRGPGTGVVSAGFVLAGALALWGQAPAASVGDKDWVGAPVKELAPAKALSAKQRTAREEEWRREIRHQLYVPEVLPPLEAKTWSAFSPVAGVIAERVTYQTADGMLVPAVVYRPDPKTFSWQGKLPGIVVVNGHGGDKSSWYAFYSGMMFASAGAMVVTYDPIGEGERNVEKKSRAGSHDKIVDAPHWGQRLAGLMQVDAMQAVNYLAARPEVDAGRIAVVGYSMGAFIAGITGAIDPGIHAVILSGGGVYDGPGGYFDSNPLPCQSPPYKALSVLGDRGAVLYSLNAARGPMFVMNGDNDTVMDMVHHGPAWFASVRTRAVALRGTDRDMFTTVLYPGISHRTSWVDRDGVAWLGRQIRFVNWTDKDIATMPVTHVSEWAKANGVDITANYIREDREGGLDALGKGYPGIKREDLMVLPERDWEAMKGRLTYEAWAVKTLAAERAATP, translated from the coding sequence ATGAGAGGTCCTGGGACCGGAGTCGTGTCGGCTGGCTTTGTGTTGGCGGGGGCACTTGCCTTGTGGGGGCAAGCTCCAGCGGCGAGCGTAGGCGACAAGGATTGGGTGGGGGCGCCGGTGAAGGAGCTTGCCCCGGCAAAGGCTTTGTCTGCGAAGCAGAGGACTGCACGGGAAGAGGAGTGGCGACGGGAGATTCGGCACCAACTGTATGTGCCGGAGGTGCTGCCGCCGCTTGAGGCAAAGACATGGTCGGCGTTTTCTCCGGTGGCTGGGGTGATCGCAGAGCGGGTGACGTATCAGACGGCGGATGGGATGCTGGTGCCGGCGGTGGTGTACCGGCCGGATCCGAAGACGTTTAGCTGGCAGGGAAAGCTTCCGGGAATCGTCGTGGTGAATGGGCATGGCGGAGACAAGTCCAGCTGGTACGCGTTCTACAGCGGGATGATGTTTGCGAGTGCGGGTGCGATGGTCGTGACCTACGACCCGATCGGCGAAGGGGAACGGAATGTCGAGAAGAAGTCTCGTGCAGGGTCGCATGACAAGATCGTGGATGCGCCGCATTGGGGGCAGAGATTAGCCGGATTGATGCAGGTGGATGCGATGCAGGCGGTGAACTATCTGGCGGCGAGGCCGGAGGTGGATGCGGGACGGATCGCTGTGGTGGGGTACTCGATGGGCGCGTTTATCGCTGGGATAACGGGCGCAATTGATCCGGGGATTCATGCGGTGATTCTGAGCGGCGGTGGGGTGTATGACGGGCCGGGTGGATACTTCGATTCGAATCCCCTTCCGTGCCAGTCGCCGCCTTATAAGGCGCTGTCGGTGCTGGGAGATCGGGGGGCGGTGCTGTATTCGCTAAATGCAGCTCGAGGGCCGATGTTCGTGATGAATGGGGATAACGATACGGTGATGGATATGGTGCATCATGGGCCGGCATGGTTCGCTAGCGTACGGACGCGGGCCGTGGCTCTGCGTGGGACTGACAGGGATATGTTTACGACGGTGTTGTATCCGGGAATCAGTCATCGAACGAGTTGGGTCGATCGGGATGGGGTCGCGTGGCTTGGACGACAGATTCGATTTGTAAATTGGACCGATAAAGATATTGCTACTATGCCGGTTACACATGTGAGCGAGTGGGCCAAGGCGAATGGTGTTGACATAACGGCGAACTATATCCGGGAGGATCGGGAGGGTGGACTGGATGCTTTGGGGAAAGGTTATCCAGGCATCAAGCGGGAAGACTTGATGGTGCTTCCGGAGAGGGATTGGGAAGCGATGAAAGGGCGATTGACGTATGAGGCGTGGGCGGTTAAGACTCTGGCAGCGGAGCGGGCTGCGACACCGTAG
- a CDS encoding sodium:solute symporter, protein MNLHAIVIAIIVLTLLTVSLGRLGKVKTKADYLVAGRSLPAFVLVFTLLSSWIGSGSLLGGAENAYKHGFVALWQAGGGWAGLLLIYFIAPRARKFAQFTIPDLLETRYNQTARVLGVIAILLTYTAITSYQFIGGGDILHLIFPDAISPIMGRYILAAFVIVFTAIAGMSSVAYMDLFIGLLATVTMCLALPVLVHRAGGWPAVHSALPASHFQLFGDLTPIQCLELFLPTCLLLLGNQSMYQKFFSAKSEKDATRAVIGWIIGTIILETVIVAIAVTGSALFPTGEVSRAPREILAYSGLHGFSDGSFALKLLGALLMGAIFAKIISTANNWLFSPATNLVNDIYVRYLRPDASNKKILIVSRLMVVLLGLWALFQSLGTESVLKKALYAYTIYSAALTPVILAAFFWKRATAAAAVASIAVGTVVTVAWDTITPHLPSIIGQRDAIFPALVVSLLCLFTVSFLTPPPTLEHLQPFAER, encoded by the coding sequence ATGAATCTTCACGCCATCGTAATAGCCATCATCGTTCTGACCCTGCTTACAGTCTCGCTCGGCCGCCTTGGCAAAGTAAAAACCAAGGCAGACTACCTCGTCGCCGGCCGCTCTCTTCCAGCCTTCGTCCTCGTCTTCACCTTACTCTCCAGCTGGATCGGCTCCGGCTCTCTCCTCGGCGGCGCCGAAAACGCCTATAAACACGGCTTCGTCGCCCTCTGGCAAGCCGGCGGAGGTTGGGCTGGCCTCCTCCTCATCTACTTCATTGCTCCCCGCGCCCGCAAATTCGCCCAGTTCACCATCCCCGACCTCCTCGAGACCCGCTACAACCAGACCGCCCGCGTCCTCGGCGTGATCGCTATCCTACTCACCTACACCGCCATCACAAGCTACCAGTTCATCGGTGGCGGAGACATCCTCCACCTCATCTTCCCCGACGCCATCTCGCCCATCATGGGCCGCTACATCCTCGCCGCGTTCGTCATCGTCTTCACCGCCATCGCCGGCATGTCTTCCGTGGCCTACATGGACCTCTTCATCGGCCTTCTCGCCACCGTGACCATGTGCCTCGCCCTTCCCGTCCTCGTCCATCGCGCCGGAGGATGGCCCGCCGTACACTCCGCACTCCCCGCCTCGCACTTCCAGCTCTTCGGCGACCTCACCCCCATCCAGTGCCTCGAGCTCTTCCTCCCCACCTGCCTCCTCCTCCTGGGCAATCAGTCCATGTACCAGAAGTTCTTCTCCGCTAAATCCGAGAAGGACGCCACCCGTGCCGTCATCGGCTGGATCATCGGCACCATCATCCTCGAGACCGTCATCGTGGCCATCGCCGTCACCGGGTCCGCCCTCTTTCCCACCGGCGAAGTCAGCAGGGCACCCCGCGAAATCCTCGCTTACTCCGGCCTCCACGGCTTCAGCGACGGCTCCTTCGCCCTCAAGCTCCTCGGAGCCCTCCTCATGGGAGCCATCTTCGCCAAGATCATCTCCACCGCCAACAACTGGCTCTTCTCCCCCGCCACCAACCTCGTCAACGACATCTACGTCCGCTATCTTCGCCCCGACGCCTCCAACAAGAAGATTCTCATCGTCAGCCGCCTCATGGTCGTCCTCCTCGGCCTATGGGCGCTCTTCCAGTCCCTCGGCACAGAATCCGTTCTAAAGAAGGCCCTCTACGCCTACACGATCTACTCGGCGGCCCTCACACCGGTCATCCTCGCAGCTTTCTTCTGGAAGCGTGCAACAGCCGCTGCAGCCGTAGCCAGCATTGCCGTAGGCACAGTCGTCACCGTCGCCTGGGACACCATAACCCCACACCTCCCATCGATCATTGGCCAGCGCGACGCCATCTTCCCAGCGCTGGTCGTCTCGCTCCTCTGCCTCTTCACCGTCAGCTTCCTCACCCCACCCCCCACCCTCGAACATCTCCAACCTTTTGCAGAGCGCTAA